From a single Piliocolobus tephrosceles isolate RC106 chromosome 21, ASM277652v3, whole genome shotgun sequence genomic region:
- the CCDC97 gene encoding coiled-coil domain-containing protein 97 — MSNATSALGPELWCLGTAAHPDPEHSQAKVCLACVGRKLVCGARPAVDKSERIRMEAVATAATAKEPDKGCTEPGPGHWGELSQTPVPSKPQDKVEAAEATPVALDSDTSGAENAAVSAMLHAVAASRLPVCSQQQGEPDLTEREKVAILAQLYHEKPLVFLERFRTGLREEHLACFGHVRGDHRADFYCAEVARQGTARPRTLRTRLRNRRYAALRELIQGGEYFSDEQMRFRAPLLYEQYIGQYLTQEELSARTPTHQPPKPGSPGRPACPLSNLLLQSYEERELQQRLLQQQEEEEACVEEEEEEEDSDEEDQRPGKDSEAWVPDSEERLILREEFTSRMHQRFLDGKDGDFDYSTVDDNPDFDNLDIVARDEEERYFDEEEPEDAPSPELDGD, encoded by the exons ATGAGCAATGCAACGTCTGCCTTGGGCCCGGAACTTTGGTGCCTGGGCACAGCGGCGCACCCGGACCCGGAACATTCTCAGGCGAAAGTGTGTCTTGCGTGCGTGGGCCGGAAGTTGGTGTGCGGGGCCCGCCCGGCGGTTGACAAGTCCGAGAGAATCAGGATGGAGGCCGTGGCGACTGCGGCGACAGCGAAGGAACCCGATAAGG GCTGCACAGAGCCCGGACCTGGGCACTGGGGTGAGCTGAGCCAGACACCTGTCCCATCTAAACCCCAGGACAAAGTGGAAGCAGCTGAGGCAACACCAGTGGCCCTGGACAGTGACACCTCCGGGGCTGAAAATGCAGCGGTGAGTGCCATGCTACACGCTGTAGCTGCCAGCCGCCTGCCTGTTTGCAGCCAGCAGCAGGGTGAACCTGATCTGACAGAGCGTGAGAAAGTGGCCATCCTGGCCCAGCTGTACCACGAGAAGCCACTGGTGTTCCTGGAGCGCTTCCGCACAGGCCTCCGTGAGGAGCACCTGGCCTGCTTTGGCCACGTGCGTGGCGACCACCGTGCAGACTTCTACTGTGCTGAGGTGGCCCGGCAGGGCACTGCCCGGCCCCGCACCCTGCGTACCCGCCTGCGTAACCGGCGCTATGCTGCCCTGCGAGAGCTGATCCAAG GGGGCGAGTACTTCAGTGATGAGCAGATGCGGTTCCGGGCCCCCCTGCTATATGAGCAGTACATCGGGCAGTACCTCACCCAGGAGGAGCTCAGTGCCCGCACCCCAACCCACCAGCCCCCTAAGCCCGGGTCCCCCGGGAGACCTGCCTGCCCACTCTCCAACTTGCTGCTTCAGTCCTACGAGGAGCGGGAGCTGCAGCAGCGTCTGCTCCaacagcaggaggaggaggaggcctgcgtggaggaagaagaggaggaggaggacagtgATGAGGAAG ACCAGAGGCCAGGCAAGGACTCGGAGGCCTGGGTCCCCGACTCAGAGGAGAGGCTGATCCTGCGAGAGGAGTTCACCAGCCGCATGCACCAGCGCTTCCTAGACGGCAAGGATGGGGACTTTGACTACAG